Part of the Kitasatospora sp. NBC_01266 genome, CGATGGCGGCGCTGAACACCAGGGTGAGGGTCTGCTCCAACTCGTCCTGGGTCAGCGGCTGCGGGTTGTCCGGCCCGGCGGCCATGGCGGCGACCAGCGTCGACGTGACGTCGTCCGTGGGGTCGCGGCGCCGCCGCGCCGCCAGCGAGCCGAAGTAGCCGGTCAGCGCCAGGCCGGCCGCGTCGATCCGGGCCAGGTGCTCCTCGACCCCGCCGCCGTCCACCGCGAGCCGCAGGCCCTCCAAGGGTTCGCGCAGCGCGGGCTGGTCCTGCTCGGGGACGCCGAGTACCTGGCCGATCACCCCGATCGGCAGGTGGGCGGCGAGGATCTCGTGCAGGTCGACGGCCGAGCCGTCCGCGCCGGCGTCGGCGATCCGATCGAGCACCCGTCCGGTCAGGCCGGTGATGAACTCCCGCAGCGCCACGGCCCGGCGCTGGGTGAAGGCGCCGGCCACCAGCTTGCGCAGCCGGGTGTGCTCGGGCGGGTCGAGGAAGAGGAAGGACTCGGTGGTGGCCCGCAGGCCGGGGTGCGCGCGCCAGTCGGGACGCCGGGTGTCCATCCAGGCGGCGTTCTGCGCGTGGAAGCCGGGATCGCGGGTGATCGCGACGCAGTCCTCGTAGCGGGTCAGCAGGACACCGCCGCCCGGTGTCGGGTGCACGGGGGAGAGCTCCCGGAGCACCGCCAGGTGCGGGTAGGGGTCGGCGCTGCCCTGCGGGGTGCGCAGCGCGGCGAGCGCCTGCGCGACGGGGTCCGGGGTGGTCACGGCAGTCTCACTCCTGACGCTCCGTCAAAAGCCTTGCGCAGGCATTGGGCCGCCTGCTGGACGGCGGCCCGGCCGCCGTCCAGCACGCCGGACATGGCGAAGAAGCCGTGCACCATGCCGGGGTAGCGGGTGAGGTGGACCGGGACGCCGGCCTCGCGCAGCCGCTCGGCGTACAACTCGCCCTCGTCGCGCAGCGGGTCGTACTCGGCGGTCAGCACGGTGGCGGGCGGCAGTCCGGACAGGTCCTTGGCCAGCAGCGGGGAGGCCAGCGGGTCGCGGCCGTCCTCGGGGTCGGCCAGGTAGTGCGACCAGTACCAGGCCACCGAGCGGTGGTTGAAGAGCAGTGGGTCGGTGCTCGCGCGGCGCGAGGGGGTGTCGGCCAACTGGTCGGTGTTGGGGTAGACCAGCAACTGGTG contains:
- a CDS encoding cytochrome P450, whose amino-acid sequence is MTTPDPVAQALAALRTPQGSADPYPHLAVLRELSPVHPTPGGGVLLTRYEDCVAITRDPGFHAQNAAWMDTRRPDWRAHPGLRATTESFLFLDPPEHTRLRKLVAGAFTQRRAVALREFITGLTGRVLDRIADAGADGSAVDLHEILAAHLPIGVIGQVLGVPEQDQPALREPLEGLRLAVDGGGVEEHLARIDAAGLALTGYFGSLAARRRRDPTDDVTSTLVAAMAAGPDNPQPLTQDELEQTLTLVFSAAIESMVDTLLNGLAALLAHPGQADLLRADPALVGGAVEEMLRYDTPVQGMARVAAKETEIAGVPVAAGGAAVLMLGAANRDPAAFPDPDTFDLTRTGGATVLSFGGGVHHCLGAPLARMQAAVFFPALLARFPRLAAAGAPVRRGTVLRGFSDFPVTLR